Proteins found in one Zea mays cultivar B73 chromosome 1, Zm-B73-REFERENCE-NAM-5.0, whole genome shotgun sequence genomic segment:
- the LOC541942 gene encoding 5-methyltetrahydropteroyltriglutamate--homocysteine methyltransferase 1 has product MASHIVGYPRMGPKRELKFALESFWDGKSTAEDLEKVATDLRASIWKQMADAGIKYIPSNTFSYYDQVLDTTAMLGAVPERYSWTGGEIGFDTYFSMARGNATVPAMEMTKWFDTNYHFIVPELGPNTKFSYASHKAVNEYKEAKALGVDTVPVLVGPVSYLLLSKPAKGVEKGFPLLSLLSSILPVYKEVIAELKAAGASWIQFDEPTLVLDLDSDKLAAFSAAYAELESVLSGLNVLVETYFADVPAESYKTLTSLSSVTAYGFDLVRGTQTLGLVTSAGFPAGKYLFAGVVDGRNIWADDLATSLSTLQSLEAVVGKDKLVVSTSCSLMHTAVDLVNETKLDSEIKSWLAFAAQKVVEVDALAKALAGQKDEAYFAANAAAQASRKSSPRVTNEEVQKAAAALKGSDHRRGTNVSARLDAQQKKLNLPILPTTTIGSFPQTVELRRVRREYKAKKISEEEYVTAIKEEINKVVKLQEELDIDVLVHGEPERNDMVEYFGEQLSGFAFTANGWVQSYGSRCVKPPIIYGDVSRPNPMTVFWSKTAQSMTSRPMKGMLTGPVTILNWSFVRNDQPRFETCYQIALAIKKEVEDLEAGGIQVIQIDEAALREGLPLRKAEHAFYLDWAVHSFRITNCEIQDTTQIHTHMCYSNFNDIIHSIIDMDADVITIENSRSDEKLLSVFREGVKYGAGIGPGVYDIHSPRIPSAEEIADRIDKMLAVLDTNILWVNPDCGLKTRKYTEVKPALTNMVSAAKLIRTQLASAK; this is encoded by the exons ATGGCGTCCCACATTGTTGGATACCCTCGCATGGGCCCCAAGAGGGAGCTCAAGTTTGCACTTGAGTCTTTCTGGGATGGGAAGAGCACCGCTGAGGATCTGGAGAAGGTTGCTACCGACCTCAGGGCCAGTATCTGGAAGCAGATGGCTGATGCTGGGATCAAGTACATCCCCAGCAACACTTTCTCGTACTATGACCAGGTCCTTGACACCACTGCCATGCTCGGCGCTGTCCCCGAACGTTACTCATGGACTGGAGGAGAGATTGGATTTGACACCTACTTCTCCATGGCCAGGGGCAACGCCactgttcctgctatggagatgaCCAAGTGGTTTGACACCAACTA CCACTTTATTGTCCCTGAATTGGGCCCAAACACCAAGTTCTCCTATGCTTCTCACAAGGCTGTTAACGAATATAAGGAGGCTAAGGCG CTCGGTGTTGATACCGTGCCAGTACTTGTTGGACCAGTCTCGtacctgttgctctcaaagcctgCCAAGGGTGTGGAGAAGGGATTCCCTCTTCTTTCCCTTCTTAGCAGCATCCTCCCAGTCTACAA GGAGGTCATTGCTGAGTTGAAGGCAGCTGGGGCTTCATGGATTCAGTTTGATGAGCCCACTCTTGTCCTCGACCTTGATTCTGACAAATTGGCTGCATTCTCTGCTGCATACGCAGAACTTGAATCTGTACTTTCTGGATTGAATGTGCTTGTTGAGACTTACTTTGCTGATGTTCCTGCTGAGTCCTACAA GACCCTAACATCCCTGAGCAGTGTGACTGCTTATGGTTTTGATCTTGTCCGTGGAACCCAAACTCTTGGGCTTGTCACGAGTGCTGGTTTCCCTGCTGGAAAGTACCTCTTTGCTGGTGTTGTGGATGGACGCAACATCTGGGCTGATGATCTTGCTACATCTCTCAGCACTCTCCAGTCTCTTGAGGCTGTTGTTGGGAAGG ACAAGCTTGTCGTATCAACTTCCTGCTCGCTCATGCACACCGCTGTGGATCTTGTGAACGAGACTAAGCTTGACAGCGAGATTAAGTCTTGGCTTGCTTTTGCTGCCCAGAAGGTTGTTGAGGTTGATGCTCTTGCTAAGGCATTGGCTGGTCAAAAGGATGAG GCTTACTTCGCAGCAAATGCTGCTGCTCAGGCCTCGAGGAAATCCTCACCCCGTGTGACCAATGAAGAAGTCCAGAAGGCT GCTGCTGCTCTCAAGGGCTCTGACCACCGCCGTGGGACCAACGTTAGTGCTAGATTGGATGCCCAGCAGAAGAAGCTTAACCTCCCCATCCTTCCCACCACTACAATCGGTTCGTTCCCACAAACCGTTGAGCTCAGGAGGGTCCGCCGTGAGTACAAGGCAAAAAA GATCTCTGAGGAGGAATACGTCACTGCCATCAAGGAGGAAATCAACAAGGTCGTTAAGCTTCAAGAAGAGCTTGACATTGATGTGCTTGTGCATGGCGAGCCTGAG AGAAACGATATGGTTGAGTACTTCGGTGAGCAGCTCTCCGGTTTTGCGTTCACTGCCAATGGCTGGGTGCAGTCTTATGGGTCAAGGTGCGTCAAGCCTCCGATCATCTACGGTGACGTGAGCCGCCCCAACCCCATGACCGTTTTCTGGTCGAAGACGGCACAGAGCATGACGTCTCGCCCAATGAAGGGGATGCTGACTGGCCCAGTCACAATCCTCAACTGGTCCTTCGTCCGGAATGACCAGCCGAG GTTTGAGACTTGCTACCAGATCGCTCTTGCGATCAAGAAGGAAGTCGAGGATCTTGAGGCTGGTGGTATTCAGGTTATCCAAATCGACGAGGCTGCACTGAGAGAAGGGCTGCCGCTCCGCAAGGCTGAGCATGCATTCTACTTGGACTGGGCTGTCCACTCCTTCAGAATTACCAACTGCGAGATCCAGGACACCACCCAG ATCCACACCCACATGTGCTACTCCAACTTCAACGACATCATCCACTCGATCATCGACATGGACGCGGACGTGATCACCATTGAGAACTCGCGGTCCGACGAGAAGCTGCTCTCCGTGTTCCGCGAGGGCGTCAAGTACGGCGCGGGCATCGGCCCCGGTGTCTACGACATCCACTCCCCCAGGATCCCGTCGGCTGAGGAGATCGCCGACCGCATCGACAAGATGCTGGCGGTGCTGGACACCAACATCCTCTGGGTGAACCCCGACTGCGGCCTCAAGACCCGCAAGTACACGGAGGTCAAGCCCGCCCTGACCAACATGGTCTCCGCCGCTAAGCTCATCCGCACCCAGCTCGCCAGCGCCAAGTGA